GTCAAGGATCTCAACGGCAGGTCCAAATCCAGCCGCATAGCTCATTACGTAAGGAATGAGGGTTTGCTCATAGTTCCCGACCAGGAGATGAGCCCAAGGACCTTTAGCGAATACAGCGACGTCCTGTCCATCATGGGTCTCAGTCTTTAGGAGATTGATTGTTTGGAAGGTGTAGTGCGGATCGTCTGAAACAAAAAGTCAggtgtaacaaaataaataatgtatcgTTTGTCTGTCTTGTATTTCTTTGTGATTCATGACTACCTCTGTCAGGCcggatacaataataataactttgtttaaataaatctaaacacgttaataaaaaatataataaatacactatgataatgattactaaaatatatagaaactaataattaattttggtagCTTCGTGTAAAATTACCGATCTATTTATGGAAGTGGAAGAAGCAAAACGACAAACAATGCATCACTTATCTCTTACAAACGCGGATTTGTATAGAAGAACCAATGCTATAATCAGTTTGTCCACGGACATAGATGATCCAATGCACAAACAGATTTCTTAAAAATGACCCTTACCGCCTTTATATCACTTCAGAACAGAAAGAACCGTAACCGCCAAAAGATCGCTTTTAATTAGTACTGGATTTACAAGACTGATATCTTCCTGAGTACTATGCACTTTATTGTCAGACGGTTTTTAGTAGTGTATTATGCAAGTTTCTAGGCGGTAAACAGAATCAGCTGTTACTTCAGCTTCAAATTTTCAAGTCGAATATTGTGacataaaaaaccaatttaaattatcGTTAAAACGTTCACGACGATTTGTACCCTATCAGATAGAAGCGATCTTTTAAAACTGCCGTCGTTTACTCGATCGTAAAGCTCGTCGTGCGCACTATGGGCACACGTTTCTAAATAAgagaacaaattaaaattcttataaaaaaaaaaccatataacaatattttctccTTACcataaattttgaagaaattacaGTACACACAATCTCGTAGTTTAGTACACGTTTTGTCAAGAATCTCaaatacctaaaataatatatattatataatatggaaTCCCGATTAAGCTCTTCCCTAGACTTTCATTTCCCTGAAACAATATTACTGAAAAGAGTAACGCATTAAAAGGTTAATCTATTCGTCACAACTTTTTTGAAATGcgagttaataaatattttgaattaaaaaattctcTTATAACTTTTAGATGTACAGTATACAATGATTTTGGTGTAGGTACTgaataaaactcataaaatatgAGTTAAAGCATTTTGAGACGTCCCGAAATTAAAATTTCGTATTCTCTTCATCGTAGGAAGAATAATGTGAAATCTTTTCCCATATAACATCTAAGATACAGGTACCTGTATCACATATGGCAAACTACACCAACAATAATTACTTCTCACCGGAACACAAATTTCATATTTGCACTAAAATTGAGGCTGCTGATGTCTTAAGTTTGATGGAATTACGTGTTTACTTTATCATTGTATATCTGAATCCGTCCATTGAGCCATATGTACTGAATGGTACCTATGGTTATTTCATATACCTCTTTTATCATTGATAATATTGTGCTGCCCATATCCATCTTCCTTGAAACGTGGGGTATTAGGTCCGTTCGAATATGACAAAGTAGAGTATGAAAGTTTGTCTTCGGTGCCTTGAACGTAGGTAAAAATATCTCCACCTCTTCTCGGGTAACCGTTTATGTTCAGTGTATGTGCGTGGTCTGCCGTCACCACAATGAGCGTGTCGTCTTCATTTGTCATTTTGACAGCCGTCTGCAACATAGTAAACATGGCAAGTTAAGGTTCTTTGGACGAAGGATAACAAAATGAAGGTCTTATTCAAGATTTAGAACAAGTTATTTTACTTTCTATTGAAATCAccactaaaatataaatacctcgACAGCTTTATGCAGCTCCACAGTCTCATCTAGTGCTAAGTGAGCCTTGTTCTCGTGGTGAGCGATGTCTATCCTACCGCCCTCTATAAACAGCACAAAACCCTTGGCTTCCTTTTGCATCATCTTAATTGCCAACTCCGTCATTTCAGCAAGTGTCGGTTGCTCCTTTTCATTTGCAAGCTTATGGTAATCCAAATGATCAGATTGGAATAGtcctgttaaaaaaattattctgtttaTGAATACTATGAATAGATAAAtgtggttaaaaattaaaagtactgaTTAACAAACCTCTTTGTTCTCAAAATCCCATTAACTTTTCAGAGCGTAATAAATATTCTAGCGAGCGCTTAATATACATCGTACCAAGAACATAGTCGGTGTTGTTTACATCCAGCCCCAGCAGTTGATCTCTGTTGGTGATGTAAGACGCTGACTTTTTCAtgttttctttagattttttCCACTTCTCGATCAAGTTTTTGCCGTCACCTCTGGAACCTGTCATAGTGGGGTCATTTTGTTCTGTGATGGGAAGAAATGCTTCCCGACCACCTCCCAAGATTACCTAAACAGGTGGTAAATATCTAAATGCAATGCGTAGACTccataaagaatataaatagtaAACGAGAAAGGTAGTGTCTCGACCAAATTGTGTGATTTATTCCCTTTCACGAGAGTTTGCTTGGATGAAATATATCAGAGTTTATCCAGtcttaatagtaaaaatatgggTATTTTTATTAGTCCAGTAGGGCTGCATTTATATAAGATCTTAAGGGTCAGTATAACATTTCCACCTCCGAAATGCAtggttcttaaattattttatcacctACATTTTTACGTCAAATTATCGAATCAACAATTTccatttactgtttttatttggtatatttcGTTTTACACGTAATCCtggtgataaatttaaaaacttattaaatttttggttaaaattaccTTAAATTCTGTGCCAGGACTATTTTCTATCAACTGCGAAGCTATATCCATCACTCCCGTAGCATTAAACCCTCTTGgatctttttcatttttaatatccaaGTCTGTCTGCCACTTCCTGGAAAACAAAATGCTCTGTTTAGAAAATATCGTGGTGGCTGTAAGTCCACTTTACACTTAACTTAAGATTTGAAGATGGATATcctaatattaacataaataaacagtaaaatgaGCCTTTTCTGATTTTATGCAATACTAGATTTACCGAGAtagtctttaattttatataggcCTATCTTAATATTGAACTTATCGTCAaaaaatgtcttgaaaaataTCTTAACAACCTAAAGACGTTAAAGACATGTATTACACTTAAAGTagattttatttccataatatatagtatttggatatgataataaaaatatctctggaaatataatttgtataagaaCTGTTctcctttaaaatttgtaaaattacacaACCGGTTCGTCATTTTTCTATAAAGcccattataaatttcttttctacaTCTATTAGTCTTCTTAAACATCcacataatttgtttattaatttgaatgCTACACTAAGGTTAAGTCCTAGTTAGATTGCACACCTCAAGCTTTACTATCCAGTGACAGAATAATAAACACAAACCATAATAAGAATTCCGAAATTgctaagtttatatttattaaacgcATATACTTTTCAataagttaacaaaaataatgaaaaattaagtaataataaatggaAATGGTACATAAATGTCTGCCTCCAAACTAAAAGAACACaagaaaatctatatatatatatatatatatatatatatatatatatatatatatatatatattgtaaactagtttgttttttattcaattaggacaagaagctgaggcAAGTTCTCTTCACAACAAGTACTATGCACAGAGGGATTTTTGATATTCCATACAAAATCTACATCAGGATGAATAGTGGCTCCTATCACAATCATGTCTTCTTTTAAGAAAGGGAGGTTATTTCATGTCAGCCTTTAAGTCAAATCTGACTGCTGATTGTAGATGCAGACGGGGGATAGTGCTTCCTCAAAACACTagactacacacacacacacacactacactgCACTTTGGGTGCTTcggtgggggggagggggtggtTAGGATTGCAAAATTCTTTGAAACTAAAAAACCTCATTTACCACACTAGTTACCCTCCACAGTTAACTAGACTTGCCTAAAACTTCTACTAACGGTATGTATGCAGTATTCATGGAGGGGGATGAATCTCCTAACTTACTCCTCCCACCGGTCTCTCCGGcaacaaaaaactgtattataccAGCTGTTGATCACAGGACTACAGCGTACGGTGGTTACACTTACAGACTGTTCCGTACCGACCCAACCTTGGTTCGTGAAGGCTATGGGAATATGAATATAACCTAAAAGTTAAACTTGCAGTGCATTAGCACGAGTaacttaaacaattcaaaataaaaaagtgattgttTTCAATCGTAAATAAAGCAGCTagtaaggtatttatttaatccTACCCTGAAACCTGATTGTACTTTCTTTAAGTGTTTGTGTATCCTTGTGTTGGTGTTCATATGTTTTAACAACTAACCGGTCTTTAACAACGTGATCCGTTTCTAATCTCATACTCTCAGATTTATAGTAGAATTGCTCCtacaaattgtgaatttttaacaGATTAATTTTACCTCAATTTTTTATTACCTCAATGTTTGAAAACACCTTTGAAGTCAATGTAAGTTACTAACTGTATATATTCCTAACACATCTCATTAATTAGTTATTGCAACTATGAACCCGTATCATTCTCTATTCTGAGGGTCAAGCCCAGCAGTAATACTGCCGGGTGATTTTATACCCGGCAAGTCCACATTCCAGAGACATTATTTAAGTACATGGGCTACCATGTTAAAGTCCGATCATCCAAC
The Homalodisca vitripennis isolate AUS2020 chromosome 1, UT_GWSS_2.1, whole genome shotgun sequence DNA segment above includes these coding regions:
- the LOC124362694 gene encoding membrane-bound alkaline phosphatase; protein product: MSLATLAAARIYLGQLKKEAGENTFLSFEKFPYTGLAKTYCADSQVADSACSATAYLTGVKGNIYTVGVTSSVGYMDWRNMKNESYHTTSILKWAQDAGKGTGIVSTCRITDASPAGTYAHSAYRKWQTDLDIKNEKDPRGFNATGVMDIASQLIENSPGTEFKVILGGGREAFLPITEQNDPTMTGSRGDGKNLIEKWKKSKENMKKSASYITNRDQLLGLDVNNTDYVLGLFQSDHLDYHKLANEKEQPTLAEMTELAIKMMQKEAKGFVLFIEGGRIDIAHHENKAHLALDETVELHKAVETAVKMTNEDDTLIVVTADHAHTLNINGYPRRGGDIFTYVQGTEDKLSYSTLSYSNGPNTPRFKEDGYGQHNIINDKRDDPHYTFQTINLLKTETHDGQDVAVFAKGPWAHLLVGNYEQTLIPYVMSYAAGFGPAVEILDAKNQHKRGS